One uncultured Methanobrevibacter sp. genomic window, TTGATTTTATTTCCTGCATACTCATATCCCGGAGTTTCTCCAGTAGGAGTAGTTACGGTGGTTGCAGTAATTGTACCTTCGTCCAATAAGAAAGTTGTGACCTCTTTTCTCTCTTCAAGTAAAATAATTGAATCTGGCATTATTTATGTCCTCCACTTAAATCTTAAATATTACTTAATTTATTATTTAATTTATTACTTATAATATATAAATATTTATATATAATAGCTACTTTTTTAAAAATTTAGTAAACCCCATATTATCCGTAACACATGATAACAACGATTAAAATTAGTATAACAAAGGAATAAATCAAAATTATACTGTTAATGAGAATTATGAAATTAAAATGACTTATTCTTATTGAAAAACAACATACTATTAGTTATACACAATAATGATATTTTTAAAAATAAAAATCTCTTTGAATACATTAAAAAATCATTTAGCAACTTATAACTTTTTTTCATTGCACAATACATCTAATAATTCATCACAGTCCTTAATACTTTTTCTTATAATCAAAGCATCAATTTTAGTCAATATTTCAGATATTTCTTTCTCATGACTTTTTAATGTTAATCTTTTAAAAGAACAATTGTCACATTTCTCTAAATAACAAAATCCAATATCAATAAGATATAATTCACTTAAACACGGCTCTCCATTATTTAGTTTATTAGTACACCGCAACTTATCGATATAATAATGAATATTAGATTCACCAGTATTATAAGTAATTAATGGATTAATTTCTTCAACAACAACCTCCCAAAGTCCACCATCATGTGAAATAGGGCATCTACCCACAAAATCAGCATGACGATGATGATAGTTTATTTTATGTGGTTTTTCTTTCATTTTAAATCTTAATAATGCTAAAATAAAAATTATTAAAACTAACCACCAAAATTCTACAAATGTTGAAATTAAACTATCAAAATTAATTTTTGAAATGCTAAACTCATGTTTATATAAATCAAGTAATATGTTAGATATTAAAGAAACTAAAATACCTTTTATAACATTATTAAATTCATTTTTTATATTTCTCATAATATCAAAAAAAATCTTCATTCTATTTAGAAACAATTAATTATTTTTATTATTTCTTTAATACATACTATTTTTTTATGAAATTAATTTTTATAAATTAATTGATAATTTATAGTTAATATGTCATTATCTTTTATGATTTTAACTTTAAATAAATCTCCTGCATTTATATCAAATTTTTCACTTAATTCCGCAGGTATTGTTATATCTAAAGATTTTGTTCCATGCCTTCCTCTAACTTTAACAATCTTCTCTGTCATGTTTTATAATTATGCTTGAATGTACATTTAATATTTTATGTATCTAATGTACATTAATTATTATTTTTGATTATTGGGAAATATTACAACATAAAACTAAAGTTGTGATTAATATGAACAAAGAAAATTGGGCAGATTTACAAGAATATTTACCTTTGTTTTCTGAACTTAACTTAGACATGTCCTTTTTATACATTACAGAAACAGGATATACAAAAGGTATTATTGATGCCACTATACCTGTTAGAAACTTTTTAAGAAAAAATAAGTTACACGATTATGAAACACAAGGGCAAGGACAAAAAGAACATGGTGTGGAATTACCCACTAAAATGATTTTACATGATACGACAGTTGAATTAGTAACTTCACTATATCGTCCAAAAACCAAAAAAGGAGATCCGAGAATATGGTTTAGAGGAATCAAAACTTATTGTGATGCAAACAGTTTTATTGCATTAGCTACTGATAAAAAACAATTGTATATCATTAATTTAACAGATGAAACCATTAAAGAATCATTATCCGAAAAAGGATATGTATATCAAGAATTATTGAAATTATCACAAGAAAAGCAGTCCATAGCTCATGAATTATATAATAAAATCAAGGATATTCATAATAAAGGATTTATACCTACAGTTGTATCTGGAGACACTGGTGTAGGTATGACATTAGAACATGAACTTGGCATTCCACCAAATTCACAAGCCAAACCAGATTACAAAGGAATAGAATTAAAAGCTACTCGTGAAACTTATACAGATACACGAAATGTTCAACTTTTTAATAAACGTCCTGACTGGGAAAATAGTCCTTGCAAATCTACAACAGATGTTTTGAATAACTATGGATATTATAGAGAAGAAAAAAATAGAGTGCAATTATATTGTGATATTTTTTATGGCAAACCAAATACGCAAGAATTATTTTTAGATATTGATGATGATGAAACAAAATTAATGGTTGTTCATACAAGAAATGGTGAAGTAATTGAATGGGATTTAAATGAATTAAAAGACTCTCTTGAAGAAAAACATAAAGAAACTTTTTGGATTGAAGCAGAATCAAAATATATTAATAATATAGAACATTTTAAATATAACAAAATCATTCATACAAAAAATCCAAATACACATTTATTAACATTACTAATAATGAATAACACAATTAGATTATCCATTGGAATGCATTTTAAACCAAATGGAAGTCCTTATTGGAGGCAATTTGCACTTAGATTAAATAAAAAAGATTTGAATAAATTATTCCCTGAACCTAAAGAATATGATTTAACTATTCAATAACTTTTAAAATTTCACAAGCCACAGCTTTAGCTAATAATGGTGGGACAGCGTTGCCTACTTGGGAGTATTGAGGTACTTCCACACGTCTTCTTTTTCCACCAGTAGTTCTTTTACCTAAAAATTCAAAACTATCATCAAAAGACTGGAGTCTTGCAGATTCACGAACAGTCAAAGTTCTATTTTCAAATGGAGAAATATAATCATCAGGAATTGTAACAATAGTGGCTGAAGGTTCGTTTCTATTTAATCTGTGCCTCATATTCTTTTTAGTTAATAAACTATCAACTAATTTGTCATCGACATCAGCATTTTTAAATTTAGTAATAATTTCATCCTTTGTATAGTTGGAATTATTAACTAAATGATTTAACAATGTATGTTTATCAGATAAATCAATTCCTTCAGTCAGGATTCTATTTCTTAAATTAGTTCCTGTTTCACCTTCTTCAAATAAAGAAAATCTTTCTTTTATCAACTGCAAATGTCTAGATAAATCATTATTTAATATCATTCTAGAAGCAATAGGTTTCCCATTAACATTGGGTGTTCTACCATTAATTGAATCTAATTGATATTGTGTTAAATCAGGATTAACCTCTTCTTTTATTTTTTGATTACCAATAAGATCACCAATTGCATCTTGAAGTGAAACAATATTATCTTTATTATGTGTTGGTTTAGGATAGCTTGGGGGTTTCATACCCTTTTTAAATGCTATTATGATAATTCTATTTCTTCTTTGAGGAACTCCATAATCAGCAGCATTAAGAATTCTTGGTTCTAAAATATCATATCCAATCAAATCCAATTCTTCTTTAAGAATATCTGGAATAACTTGATCATCATATTTATGCCCTTGTAAACCTTCAAAGTCATAAAGTTTCATATCACAGAATCCTGCAACATTTTCTAAAACAACATAATCTGGTTTGACTTCATCAATTACACGAACATATTCTTTAAATAATTTGTTTCTAGGGTCATTAGGATCTCTTCTACCTGCCCTACTAAAACCTTGACAAGGAGGTCCTCCAAATATGGCATCAATATGAGGAATCTCTTTATTTTTAAAAATTTCAAGGCTAGCTATTGAATTTCTTATTGAATCACCTGTTAAATCTTTTATATCAGCTAATTCAAAATGAGTATTAACTCCTTGTATTAAACCTAATTGTTTATGCCTATTTACATATGTTTTCTGCACAGCTTCGTTAATATCACTAGAGAATAAAATATGGAATCCCGCTTGAATAATTCCTTCACTCATCCCTCCTGCACCAGAAAATAAATCAATAGCATATGGCATCCATGTCACCTCAAATATATTTTTATTTATCAAAATTAATTCATATAAAATTATGTTTTTTACATGACTTGAGTAACTATATGTTCCTAATGTTATTTAAATGTTATTTATTTAACTACTTAAACAATGCAAAAATGTTATTTAAGATAAATTATATACACTTAAATATGAATATTGAAGAAACAACAAAAATTAGAAATCAAGGTGAAATTTCCCTGATTACAACAATACCAAAAACATATGTAAAAGCATTGAATATTGAATCTGGAGACAAATTAGAATGGATTCTTGATACTGAAAAGGAAACATTAGAGTTGAAAATAATTAAATGAAGAAAATAAAAATTATCTATAAATTAACATAAGATGAATATTTTTGATTCATGTAACAAAAAAGAAATATGAAAAAATTTACAATTTGTGATTTACTTAATTATTGATATAAGTTTATAAGGTGAATATTATGAAGGGTATTAAAGAAAATTTTGCTAAATTATTTGATGATCCCAATAGAGTTACATTAAAAGATTCGTTAAATAATTTAACTACTGAATATGATGATTTTGAATTTAAAGAAATTGAAATTAAAGACTATATTCTAGCAAAACACATTATTGGAATGGCCAATACAAATGGAGGCATAATTATATTAGGTGTAAAAGAAACTGAAAATGGACTTAAACCATGTGGACTTGAAAGCAATACCGATACAACAGATATGAAAAAGCAATTGGCAAAATATTTACCTCATGAATTAAGTTATGAGATTTATCAAATTGACTATAATGAAAGGGATGAATGGGATAATCTAAAAAATAAATCCTTTAAAATTATCAAAATTGAGTTTACACCAGAATATATTCCATTTTTACCTATTAAAGAATCTACAGAATATAAAAGAACTGATATTTTCTGTAGAAAAAATTCAAGCACGACTAGATGCGAATATGATGACTTACAAGATATTTTTAATAAAAGAAAAAGTATTAATCGTTATAGAATCACTGCTTTAACGCTAAGAAATGAATTAGAAGAATTAAAAATATTATCTTCATATAATACTGTATTAAATCAAGCATTCAATTTTTTAAATCCTTCATTTTTTAAAACAGTTAAAGACTTAGAAAGACGAAAAATAAAATATATAGAACAAGGATTAAATATTGAAGATATTGATTAATCAAGTACATAGCACCATACTTCTAGAATACAGATTAATACTAATCCATCTAAATCCAATATTAAATTTGTTAATTTTTTTATTAAGTTAAATTCTTAAAGTATTACTAATCAACTTAATAAAAATATTTTCAATGACATTACTTCTATCCAATTTTCTAATTAGCTCATTAGAGATTAATTCAAAATTCTTCTTTGGATATTTGTAATAATTAATTAAAAACTTAAATATCACATCATATTCTTCATTTTTTATAGACTCATAAATTATTTCAGAAGTTAAAGGAACATTATTAAAGTTTAATAAAAACAATTGAGAAATCAATTTATTATACATATCTAAACTAATAATCGTTTTAGATAACATATCTTGAATTAACGTTAAAGAACCACAGGATTCAATATCAAACGGCTCGGATACAAACAACTTTAGAGACAAATCATCAGAAATTAAAGTATTTCCATCCATAGCAATTAATACAACATCATTAACATAAGATTCGTCTAATGTCTTAATAATGACTTTTTGTTTGTCATTTATTTCAAATAGATTATATGATGGAATTAAATCACAATGGACCTCAATAAAATCCACTAAAGTCTTAACTAAGTTATATTTATATTCATAATTATTATCCACAATGAAATTTTCTCCATTATCCTCAACCATACTAAATGATTCACGACCTACATTTGATTCCAGACCTGTCATTATCTCTTTTAAAATTAATAGTACAGAATATGATGTAGCAATATTATAATTGTCTTTAATTAAATCTAATATATCTAAAAGATAAGCTGTGATGAAAGATGAAATATCAAACACTAATTTTTTATTTGAATTCAAATTTTCATTATATGCAAAAGATTTTAACCCTAATGTCTTTAAATAAAAATAAATATCAATAATATCTAAACCCGAAAATTTTGAAAAGAATGCAAATGGAATTTGCTTTTTGTTATATGTTTCTTTAAGGTTTTCAAATAATTTAGAACGATTTGAAGCATATTTAGAAATTGTTTTAATCAATTCTTCAATATCATTCGATTTAAATGAGTGCACATTTGCTGTTTCACTAACAGTTAATAATGAATGACTTCTTTGAAAGGCATAGTGATATTTATTTAATATATCTAAAATAATTATATTAAAACCATTTTTTAATTTTATTTCATCCCCTATTTTAAAATCAATTAAGTAATCAATATAATTAAATTGGTTAATATTCAAATTGTACTCAAGATTATCAGTTACATATATCCATTTTTCATTACCATCGATATCTATTAATACTCCCATATCATAATCAACTTTCAATGGCTTAATAAAATCTAGATTTAATCTTAACATTTCAATTAAAAACCATTCATGAGCATAAACATGATTTTTATATATTTCTCTGATTTCAAATAAAAATTCTAACAATTTTGGAGAAGCTGTGCACCTCAAATAAAATAAATTGTAAAATTCTTTTGATAAACTCCAACCTAATTTTCTAAAATCGACAGATTTATTTAAAAATGAATCTAAATCTTCATAATTTTCTTGAATAAGATTTATTCTAGCTTCTAAAAATTCCATGAAATAAGTTTTTTCATGTTTCGTGCAATAAAGATTTATTAATTCCAAGACTTTATCAAAATCATTAATTTTAGTATAACATTTAATTTCAAATTCAAATAGAAATCTAAAAAACTCTCCCTTTTCTATGAAACTTTCACATATTAGAATTACTTTTTTATATTCCATTTCATTATAATAACAATATATTAAATCTTCTAAAAATGGAGAATATTCAGAAATATTCAGATAATCTTCATAAATCAAAATAGCAGTTTTAAATT contains:
- a CDS encoding MvaI/BcnI family restriction endonuclease; its protein translation is MNKENWADLQEYLPLFSELNLDMSFLYITETGYTKGIIDATIPVRNFLRKNKLHDYETQGQGQKEHGVELPTKMILHDTTVELVTSLYRPKTKKGDPRIWFRGIKTYCDANSFIALATDKKQLYIINLTDETIKESLSEKGYVYQELLKLSQEKQSIAHELYNKIKDIHNKGFIPTVVSGDTGVGMTLEHELGIPPNSQAKPDYKGIELKATRETYTDTRNVQLFNKRPDWENSPCKSTTDVLNNYGYYREEKNRVQLYCDIFYGKPNTQELFLDIDDDETKLMVVHTRNGEVIEWDLNELKDSLEEKHKETFWIEAESKYINNIEHFKYNKIIHTKNPNTHLLTLLIMNNTIRLSIGMHFKPNGSPYWRQFALRLNKKDLNKLFPEPKEYDLTIQ
- a CDS encoding DNA cytosine methyltransferase, whose amino-acid sequence is MPYAIDLFSGAGGMSEGIIQAGFHILFSSDINEAVQKTYVNRHKQLGLIQGVNTHFELADIKDLTGDSIRNSIASLEIFKNKEIPHIDAIFGGPPCQGFSRAGRRDPNDPRNKLFKEYVRVIDEVKPDYVVLENVAGFCDMKLYDFEGLQGHKYDDQVIPDILKEELDLIGYDILEPRILNAADYGVPQRRNRIIIIAFKKGMKPPSYPKPTHNKDNIVSLQDAIGDLIGNQKIKEEVNPDLTQYQLDSINGRTPNVNGKPIASRMILNNDLSRHLQLIKERFSLFEEGETGTNLRNRILTEGIDLSDKHTLLNHLVNNSNYTKDEIITKFKNADVDDKLVDSLLTKKNMRHRLNRNEPSATIVTIPDDYISPFENRTLTVRESARLQSFDDSFEFLGKRTTGGKRRRVEVPQYSQVGNAVPPLLAKAVACEILKVIE
- a CDS encoding AbrB/MazE/SpoVT family DNA-binding domain-containing protein, producing the protein MNIEETTKIRNQGEISLITTIPKTYVKALNIESGDKLEWILDTEKETLELKIIK
- a CDS encoding helix-turn-helix domain-containing protein, whose product is MKGIKENFAKLFDDPNRVTLKDSLNNLTTEYDDFEFKEIEIKDYILAKHIIGMANTNGGIIILGVKETENGLKPCGLESNTDTTDMKKQLAKYLPHELSYEIYQIDYNERDEWDNLKNKSFKIIKIEFTPEYIPFLPIKESTEYKRTDIFCRKNSSTTRCEYDDLQDIFNKRKSINRYRITALTLRNELEELKILSSYNTVLNQAFNFLNPSFFKTVKDLERRKIKYIEQGLNIEDID
- a CDS encoding lipopolysaccharide assembly protein LapB; translation: MSSWKIPVPNDGKHFENLCCELWKRIWKTDNVKPYLRQGYSQNGVDLYYQSDEGIHAIQCKCVKKLTVKQISKEINLAKSFKPKLKSYTIATTVESNDKLTNHVLIESEKSDFQINIVFWQEILSELKKSSNSDILKDYYPEIYRDEVHILNIINDANSHFQNEDFTELEIILNTLREFCFDFNKDARYDFHILDGKFNLLCGKHKEAGSCFLEAYEFSEENMDSKYFKALGLFYTGHRDDARNLCNEILESDNLNENAYSLLILIDKDIVIPDDLKNSSRILYNKALVKYRENDYGEAYNLLKSCDLENKCFKLITCATTRFILLQKDENYPLNIHMEDKIKLKKIECIFQRAIDKLSDTILKYHKDSFYNLLSLNSLTNNWDLLDKNIQRGLKLGFDDDDFIYHRANFLSVNEEYDDAIDLIRENVKEDIRFSRLYAKILYDKKDTESLIEFLENLVHSLDKNSTDFIFCVDMLLESYLKQDSSDKAIGLAKTIKNDFYQYFFKANVCNSHSEKIKLLNECLNDIGYAPLIFKLNLAKLFTGENEFKTAILIYEDYLNISEYSPFLEDLIYCYYNEMEYKKVILICESFIEKGEFFRFLFEFEIKCYTKINDFDKVLELINLYCTKHEKTYFMEFLEARINLIQENYEDLDSFLNKSVDFRKLGWSLSKEFYNLFYLRCTASPKLLEFLFEIREIYKNHVYAHEWFLIEMLRLNLDFIKPLKVDYDMGVLIDIDGNEKWIYVTDNLEYNLNINQFNYIDYLIDFKIGDEIKLKNGFNIIILDILNKYHYAFQRSHSLLTVSETANVHSFKSNDIEELIKTISKYASNRSKLFENLKETYNKKQIPFAFFSKFSGLDIIDIYFYLKTLGLKSFAYNENLNSNKKLVFDISSFITAYLLDILDLIKDNYNIATSYSVLLILKEIMTGLESNVGRESFSMVEDNGENFIVDNNYEYKYNLVKTLVDFIEVHCDLIPSYNLFEINDKQKVIIKTLDESYVNDVVLIAMDGNTLISDDLSLKLFVSEPFDIESCGSLTLIQDMLSKTIISLDMYNKLISQLFLLNFNNVPLTSEIIYESIKNEEYDVIFKFLINYYKYPKKNFELISNELIRKLDRSNVIENIFIKLISNTLRI